The nucleotide window gtttagtagggaaaaaaaaaagaatgagtatgtcccagtacatagtgtgtcagatgcagtatgccaagagtaccaggatgttctccTACATCCGGTTAGATTTAGGGTTCGGATCAGatgtgcagcggacgttacgtcgcactttgtaagggcagctgcagtacacactacagtttttttcaatcctCTGTCAACTCACAAACCCTggcatcaaaacagttaatccatcggcctaatgagaggcgctcttcccaaaataacacattctgtttgcaaaaggctctcaccatgacaaaacatttcaaacatgcagcaaaagcacattttgtcaccgcccaatacaactaatccactcactcacttcatgctcaacaccaaaatgcaacacacccttttcagtctgagcaggttcaatcttacttttttcctgtgtgtattgcagtcatttttttttgacagtttacatagttacatattgtaaagcaagtagcaaaagccaatatttccctcaaacaactcaacttctgcccaaatgagtagattccttcagtcagctctactgtactgtaacacagctgacagcagaaaacaaaatacagctgtcagtttgaacaaggttctcctgtgagctacacattcaaatgtgaacttacagtaaagaactgcatgcaaactcagaaagactttgaagtgaaatttttactgtattgatggcaaaaactgaaatactgtaattcacatacagtattacacagaaaaactcagagttgaaaaaaaaaaaaatacaaaatacaatttataggcccttttttgtaggtgcatcctgattgattggtgaatggtgattggtggaacgggtagtgatgcaggtgcactagtgatctcacagtgatgcaggtcatttctatcagctgtgagcagatgttttgcttttgacctccacagtgaagtcagtggagtcagggccatggaaatgacacatgtgagaagtgaaaaatgtgtgaatccaatgaaaaggtatgaacacatttgcaaaagaaaacttctgctgtggtttggaggtgaagaagacgacaaagtggatcccagttccattaaactggaaaaagcgaatgaaagaaactgtaaaagtaaaaagtagaagtatgcgatttggaacgctgagcaaaggattgtgggtcagaatggccagagcagcatgctgacatgcatactgcgaaatctgaccggatgtagtagaacatcctggtactcttagcatactgcatctgacacactgtgtactgggacatactcattctttCTCTTGCATACTAAACAGTGTGGTAGTATGGGTGCTGGAACGCAGGGACAGTTTGACAGGAAGTCGAGGTCATGTGACACTCGCTCGTCCCCGAGGCTGAAGAGCCGCCGCCTCTCCTGTCGTCGTTCTCGCTCAAACTTCAGGACATTTGTatcaactttttaaattttcaggTGTTTTCCACGACCAGAGGACTGTTTCTTAAAGGTTCCAGTTTTCCAGGATGCATGAGCTCTGCTTTaattaaatcacacacacacacacacacacacacacacacacacttcctgcaaAATGTTGGATCTGCTGGATATCAATTTTTAATGGAAACAAGCAAGTCTGGTTTTGtcacaaaagcttttttttatttgtactgagctacaaaaaaacagaagtgaagTTTGCACACGAGgtgaacccacacacacacacacacacacacacacacacacacacacacacacacacacacacacacacacacagggctcgACAAGTCAAAACGAACAGAACAGCGTCAGAAATGATAGTGATGCTGTTTGGTCCAGAGCCCTGCGAgtcacaacatcatcatcatcatcatcaacatcatcatcatcatcatcatcatcatcatcatcatcatcatccagatgtttttcttttttttttttttcagtgaaaaggtgtgtgtgttcccaccGAAGCCTAGAGTCACTCTGCGGTCACATGACGCCGTGATCTGATGTCAGTGTTTGGCTTGAGCCTCGCCTGCACACCGTCACCATGAcgacagcaaacacacaaacagaaagaaaactagaaaaaaaaaaatcacctggaaACACGTCCCGTATCTACCAACGATCAGATGGGATGTGATAAAAGCATCCAGACGTTCACCAACAGTTCACAAGAACCAGGAAATAACTCAACAAATACTAAcagtcaaacaaaaaaacagtcaacaacagtcaaaaaaaaaaaaaaaaaaaaaagatggaacaCTGTAACATGTCTGTCATGTCAGTgcaggaacagtgtgtgtgtgtctgtgtgtgtgtgtgtgtgtgtgtgtgtgtgagggggcgGAGCTACAGGGAGTCTCTCTCTGGGTAACCGAGGGTTAAAGGAAACGCCAGCAGCTGGCTTCCTGcaggctgtgatgtcacagcggGGCCGCGCTCCGGTTGGTCggtgggtttgtttgtttgtttgtttgtttgtttgttttcctccgGCGGCGTGGCGGGGGCGCGGCGGCGTCACAAGGCGTCGTAGTCGTCGTCGTCCTCGTGCTTCCTCTTGAGCGAGTCGCTGGCGGCGCTCTGCGACACCATGTTGGTGGTGATGAGGATGTTCTTGGAGCCGATCAGAGACGGGTTGATGAGCACGTTCGGGACGGCCGGCGTGGACGGCGTCGCTGTCGGGACAGGGCGAGGCGTTCAGGTggagcaacacaacaacaacaacacaacaacaacacaacacaacaacaacacaccagaggcctgtaccataaagctggattaacatacccgaggtttctcttacttatctggcttcacttaaccagacatccacaATCCGGCTTTTCGGTCCCATGAAGCCGCTTATCAGCTCGCTAACTGAACCcgggcttttccaatctagatctgtgcgcgctcacataaaaagggcggagtttgctgcatacgaccaatcacagacaagaaaaaatccacctgagccgcatactttacgacGGAAGAGCAGACagtaatctgaaataaatacgaggaatataaatccatcatccaggaaaaaagcaacacagttgaagctgcaaggacatttgtgtgttcagtaaatgaatgtgtctcccactcagccgtacactcctgcagaggaactggccctctctcacagtgaggggcgaccctcgcagggccgctgccctcagtttgagtttcagcagaatcgtcactttgattcaactgattttgatatttcattttataaagcatctgacgcctcgtgtttattctgctggttaaaatattatttcactgtcacttaaagacagtaaaacatttggcaactctcatgtggacttttcagggcagccagcctaaatactaaatatgagcaaactaatggaaacctaaaggagcccagaggctggcgtgtattttatcagacttttatttaaccctatgaattaaattcccctaatttattataatcattaggctacatcagtctacaagatcaatttttggttggacagtgcagtcatgagtaacaaaaaaaaaatacaagaagaattgtaaaatgtattaattttaattttataaaagaagaagaaagggaaaatgggcaggccattttcccagagagctgattggtcagtaggtggggcttttctacctgctgagctcttttcctgaacttcacctgctccggagcaggtgaggtgttcagcgtatgttaccacggcaacggagcccgataaaaagtaaaccacctttatggtacagaaaagccagcagggttaagcctgaagttagctcgctaagccgagATCCAGcgttatggtacaggcctcaggtaaAGGTGTGAGCGGCCGCAGAAACACGAGGAACGTTCAGACGCCCTTTCCTTTGGGCCACGCCCGCTCTCAGGCCGGGACGTCCTGAAAAGGAGGTTTTGCCCAAAAGAGAATTCGTTTAAAACGTTCCTCGTGTCGCTGAGGCCGTCTGGAAGACCCTGGAGGACCCCCGGGGGTCCCCGGGCCGCACGTTGATCAGCTGTCTTACTGGTTTTGGACGCGGCGGTCTGCGAGGGCGGGATCTGCACCGTGAACCTCTGTCCCGTCAGAGACACCGGGGTGCCCACCTTGGTGCTGACAGACTGCACCGAGGGCGtgcctgaggacacacacacacacacacacacacacacacacacacagtgagaaacacacacacacacacagtgagaaacacacacatacactgagaaacacacacacacacacactgaaaaacacacactgagaaacacacacacacacacacactgaaaaacgcacactgagaaacacacacacacactgagaaacacacacacacacacacacacacacacactgaaaaacactcTCAGGGGAAAAAGGTCAtaaacaccacagaagaagaagagggcggTGGCCCCTCCCCCCCCCATGGCCTCAGGCCGTCCCTGCAGACTCACCCAGAGTGGGCGTGGTCGGCCTGCTGGACACGCCCCCCACGCTGAGGCGCGGCACCGAGATCCTGCCGGCCGCCGCCGACACCTgagaacacacagcacagcgTCAGccaactcccagcatgcacctgcCGCGGGGGAGAGgaaactcccagcatgcacctgcCGCGGGGGAGAGgaaactcccagcatgcacctgcCGCGGGGGAGAGgaaactcccagcatgcagtggtGCGACGCGTCAACATCGTTACCTGCAGgctagtatttttttcttcaaacccaTTTTTACAGACTCACCTTTTTTGATTATcgtttatttaatttaattttttattattgacgtattaatttatctgtttttaatgttacacttttattttatatttagtaAACATGTAAGGAATGACATCATATTTAgcttttttcccactttttttgttttgttttgatgcaaacaaaagaaataaacgTGAATATGAAAATAGTTTTAATCAATAAGTCATGTTCTGGGAgagggtgcgtgtgtgtgtgtgtgtgtgtgtgtgtgtgtgtgtgtgcaccttctTCTGGATGGACTTGAGCCTGTAGTTGGGTGCGGTCAGGCAGTAGCGGTCCGGCGGGAGGCGTGGCCCGCTGTACGGTTTGATGAGCGGCAGCGGCGTCTGGTTCTTCTGCCGGGCGACCTCCAGCAGGAactgaacacacagcagagacacgtcacacacacacaccgcctcacacacactcacacacacacacacgcgtgcagaGTGCAGCTTACATCGCGTGGCGGCGGCGAGGTGAACGACTGGTCCATGCGGCACTGGATGGCCAGCTTGATGTCGTCTGCGTCCACGTTGGACTTCTTGGCGTGCGCCGCGTAGATCTTGGCGTCTTCGATGATGGTGGTGACGTATCCTGAGGGTGAAGGTCACACGGAAAACAAGAGGTCacggagaggaaacaaggatttacaaaagaaaaggaaaaaaaacaacagaaagaaaaggcgGTGAGGCGTGACGGGCTGTCAGCTGATCAGTCAAgactttttttaatgtttttaacacGGAGCATATTTTACTAACTCTGtactctgtgaagcactttggtcaacctctgttgttttttttaatgtactaTAGAAATAAAGCTGGACTTGACCTGGACTTTCTCAGATTCAGGCTctcgccgtgtgtgtgtgtgtgtgtgtgtgtgtgtgtgtgtgtgtgtgtgcagtcactCACTGTAGGTGAACTCCAGCATCTGGTTGATGACGCGGGGCTCGTACTCGGTGATGCCCATGTCCTTCAGGATCTGGATCAtcacctgcatgcacacacacacgaaatacactcatatatatatacatacagcatatacatatatgtatatatacacatacagtatacacatatatactgaaaaagaaatcagaaaattaTCACAACACATTGGGAAAAGGGCAGTATGCAACTTGATGAGAAATGactcaaaaaagaaacaaggaaatctttaaaaaaaaaaaaaaaaaaaaaaaagttacatgaaaatgacccaaaaattggccaaaaaagtaaaaataaataaagaaatgaagaatgacacactcacacaaaaacattattcCTGTAGCATCGTTTTAAATactatttctttttattgttttttgtttttcaattttaaggtcatttcctctctttcttgaCCCTCCTGCCGCCCTCACAGTCACTGCCACTCCTGATCAACACGACCTCAGGAAAGAGGTGAGCTCTGTCAGGTGAGCTCTGTCAGGTGAGGGAAGTGTTTCCAGgatatagtccagtaattttaggccaaaattggggtcaacctaggacaaactgcaagagaagcaaactcaactgattttgtatcctcagtttgtcctgagtgaggggaaaaaagtcccaagaaatcccattggtggaaagttttgaaaatcacctatttatgaccacatattaccaaaaaacactgtttttaacacacaggggaaaggggttcaacatttgactttcagatatcactataaaaattcacaaggtgattacacacacaaagacaagaaaaaaagtcaattacaagttctttgaattattctgtttacacatgcatatcacacattatctgatttgatatgcgctaataaggaatataaggaataaaagccagaagagacatttaaacagtgaattaaaaggttactatatatatagtaaccttttaattcactgttatatagtaacctattaattcattgtttaaatatctgttctggcatttattccttatattccttattagcgcatatcaaatcagataatgtgtgatatgcatgtgtaaacagaataattcaaagaacttgtaattgactttttttcttgtctttgtgtgtgtaatcaacttgtgaatttttatagtgatatctgaaagtaaaattttgaacccctttcccctgtgtgttaaaaacagtgttttttggtaatatgtggtcataaataggtgattttcaaaactttccaccaatgggatttcttgggacttttttccccctcactcaggacaaactgaggatacagaatcagctgagtttgcttctcttgcctTCCTgtggttttttcataaaatgactggactaataatAAAAGTCAGGTTGTCCTTCCTCAGTGTCCCAAACACCTGGAgctcatgagtgtgtgtgtgtgtgaatgttttcaTGCAGCtggagtcacacacactgtgggaACAGGACCCTGTACACTgcagctcagcacacacacaaacacacacacacacacacacacacacacacacacacacacacacacacacacacacacacatcatgaacacagcagGTGGGAACACGACTAAAGACGCCGATATGGACGATCAGACATTCAGGATctgatcaataaatcaataaaacactcTGAGGCGCCTCTCATCCTCAGGTGAGTGTGTTGTCCTGTCTAGGTGTGCTGTTTGGCTCGTGCAGCGCTATAAGAACACACCGTCATGTTACCGTCCCACCTGTCCTCGTGAAAGCACGAAAAGTGTGTTTGGAGccgttactctctctctctctgtttgtgtgtgagtgtgtgtgtgtgtgtgtgtgtgtgtgtgtgtgtgtgtgtgttcagactgaAAACCGGCGGCGCTCCTGCCGAGCAGCTAACGCTCGCGCCGCTATAATGAGCGTTGATGTTAATTAAATGAGTCACATTAGTGTGTTATTACTGTATTAATATAACAATATCAGCATCAGGTCGAACCTTCATCCGGATGTTTTGCTAAACGGCGCTGCCGTTAGCTTCATGCTACTTTAGCGCTAGCTCGCTACAGGCTAATGTAAACATGCTAACGCTAGCTTCTCCGCAGAGAAGTGCGCAGGCGCGTCGCCGCGAGCGGCTTCACCTTTTCGGCACAAACATTAAAGAACGAGCGCGAGCGAGCGGCCGCACCTGAGCGTCTTTAGGGAGAGATTTAGGAGCCGACATCTTCACCTCCGAGCCTCcgagcctcctcttcctcctccgctGCTTCCGCTTCTtccgcttcctcctctccttcctgctcACGGCCCGCACCAACTCAGCTCCGCACACAGCGACCCCTGCCGGCCACAGCGACCCCTGCAGGCCACAGCGACCCCTGCCGGCCACAGCGACCCCTGCAGGCCACAGCGACCCCTGCCGGCCACAGCGACCCCTGCCGGCCACAGCGACCCCTGCAGGCCACAGCCAACCCTGCAGGCCACAGCGACCCCTGCCGGCCACAGCGACCCCTGCCGGCCACAGCGACCCCTGCGGGCCACAGCGACCCCTGCGGGCCACAGCGACCCCTGCGGGCCACAGCGACACCTGCGGGCCACAGCGACCCCTGCCGGCCACAGCGACCCCTGCCGGCCACAGCGACCCCTGCCGGCCACAGCGACCCCTGCGGGCCACAGCGACCCCTGCGGGCCACAGCGACCCctccttttccatttttgtgtctccaaccctaaccctaaccgtcacaaccgagccgcatactttacgacagaggagtagacaataatcattaataaatacgaggaatataaatccatcatccaggcaaaaagcaacacagttacAGCTGCCAagagccgcaaggaatgctggcaaaaaatcgccgactgtgtcaatgcgtaaattagtgggattataatctgacttccccaccatgacgacACGAGTaaatctgactacagtaacatttgtgtgttcagtaaatgaatgtgtctcccactcagccgtacactcctgcagaggaactggccctctctcacagtgaggggcgaccctcgctggaccgctgccctcagtttgagtttcatcagaatcgtcactttgattcaactgatcTTGACAtctcattttataaagcatctgacgcctcgtgtttattctgctggttaaaatattatttcactgtcacttaaagactgtaaaacatttggcaactctcatgtggacttttcagggcagccagcctaaatactaaatatgagcaaactaatggaaacctaaaggagccaagaggctggcctggattttatcagacttttaattaaccctctgaattaaatcctcctaatttattttcataaacattaaaaaaaaaaaaaaaaaaaaaaaaaaaaaaaaaaatacaagaagaattgtaaaatgtattaattttaattttataaaagaagaagaaagggaaaatgggcaggccattttccaagagagctgattggtcagcaggtggggcttttctacctgctgagctcttatcctgaacttaacctgctccggagcaggttaggtgttcagcatacgttaccacggcaacggagcccgataaaaagtaaaccacctttatggtacagaaaagccagcagggttaagcctgaagttagctcgcaaagcccaaatccagcgttatggtacaggcctcaggatTAAATCAGGATGAAGTTTGTCATCAACGTGCTCATTAACAATCTTTGATCTTATATGAATGTTAATAAAACTGAAGTTCccacaataaaacatgaaacaaaaaaaatataaagagcAATTAAGCACATGTTTAGCCTCTTACACAttacactcaacacacacacacacacacacactaatgacaagaacaacaacagtcatgagaataaatacagtttttatttgGAAGCCAATCTGAAAGCTGTGCTACAAAGAGCTTCATCACATCAATGAATTAAGAACAAGGGCCCAATCCCAgtgtccaccctcacacactcactgactttgaggcgCGCTATAACAATAACTAACCCTAACAATAGGATAACAATAGGATAACAtgataaaataagatcaaataaaataagaataataataaaataaaagataatataaaataataaaataaaagaataatactGTAGTGGCCATTTATCAAA belongs to Myripristis murdjan chromosome 14, fMyrMur1.1, whole genome shotgun sequence and includes:
- the taf9 gene encoding transcription initiation factor TFIID subunit 9; protein product: MSAPKSLPKDAQVMIQILKDMGITEYEPRVINQMLEFTYRYVTTIIEDAKIYAAHAKKSNVDADDIKLAIQCRMDQSFTSPPPRDFLLEVARQKNQTPLPLIKPYSGPRLPPDRYCLTAPNYRLKSIQKKVSAAAGRISVPRLSVGGVSSRPTTPTLGTPSVQSVSTKVGTPVSLTGQRFTVQIPPSQTAASKTTTPSTPAVPNVLINPSLIGSKNILITTNMVSQSAASDSLKRKHEDDDDYDAL